The genomic region aaaactttctaAAAACACCTAAAATTCTAAACAAACctacattttttttaaatttcaattaaaaaaatGCATTTTAGATTTAACCTTAGACATGCATTTTTCCAGTTTGAATCTAGATgtgtattttaaaaataattttatatatttatatatttccaAAAAGataacaatttcaaaataaattctaGATGtccaattttactttttttttggaattttaggttttttagattatttttttaaattttatgaaatttatttttataattttaaaattaattaatgaatCTTTAGTTTTAGGAtttttaagcttttttttttttttgtcttttggattttatgattttttttgaatttatgatattattttgaatttttttcatcaCAGTGGTATCACTTCATTGGTTTACTTAGTGCTTTTTGAAACAGTAACGGATAAATGGAAAGAAAGTATACGGgctaaaatgacaaaaaaattctttaagtaccaatttgataatttttgtatagTATAAGATCCAAAATAGGTAGTAAACCATTATTACAAATTACTCAaagcaattttatttttatataaaaaccaTAAGATATATCGATAAAAcattgatttttaatttaatgataaaaatttaatggCTCAGATGGGAAAAATCGGAGAGCAATTAGATATCGACTTCATAATCTCAACCGGCGATAATTTTTACGACAATGGTTTGACCGCCGTTGACGATCCATTGTTCCATCAATCCTTCACTGATATTTATACAGCTCCCAGCTTGCAAAAACAATGGTACAATGGTACGAATCTTCAACCCCATGCAATCGATTTTTAAATACTAATTCTAAAATgggaatttaatttatttattttggtggTAGTGTTGGGTAATCATGATTATAGGGGCAACGCTGAGGCTCAATTAAGTCCCATCCTTACAAAGATGGATAGCAGATGGCTTTGTTTGAGATCTTTTGTCCTCAATGCTGGACCTGGTAATTAACCCAAATATCTAATTTTAttaacctttttttctttttaacatattttaattttctttttggcTCTCATTATTGTTGGCAGAAATAGCAGAATTTTTCTTTGTGGACACTACTCCATTCGTGACCAAATACTTCTCTGACCCAGAAGATCATGTTTATGACTGGAAAACCATATTACCCAGAGAGAAATACCTTAACAATCTCTTGATGGtactttttcttttaaaattctcGTATTCGAATATGTTTCGGATTCAGATGTTAGAAATGTGGGTGGCAATATTGATGTATAGGAAGTGGAATCGGCAATAGGAGAATCCAGAGCAAAGTGGAAGATAGTAGTAGGTCACCATGCAATCAAGAGTGCAGGACACCATGGGAACACTAAGGAGCTTAACATTCATCTCCTTCCACTTCTTCAGACATACGACGTTGATCTTTATATTAATGGGCATGACCATTGCTTACAGCACATAAGCAGCAGTGACAGGTATATCTTTTTGTAACTTAAAATTTGGAAAAAGGGTAGTGACTAAAATGGTTGATTATGGTCCCCAAAACAATGTAGTGGAACCCAATTCATGACAAGTGGAGGGGGATCAAAGGCATGGAGGGGAGACGTGAGTTGGTGGAATCCACAAGAACTGAAATTTTATCATGATGGACAAGGTTTCATGTCAGTGGAAATGACTCCTACTGAAGTTAGCATTAAATTCTATGACGTTTTTGGTAATGTTTTGCACAATTGGAGCAGTTCCAAGCAACTTTCTTTCGCTATCTAAGCCAACGTTTTTAACCCTTTAAAACACCTTCCATTGCCTGACCAAGGAGCTGCAATATCAGAAGCAGGGGAAATGAATAGGAGGCGAACTCTGTTAATATGTTTTCTTTGGTACAAAGAAAGTTAGATATGGAATTATAAgcgtatgttatttttaaaaagtatatGCAAGAATCAAGTAAGCTAAACTTTTATTGTGTTGAATTAGGCTGCCCAAGTGTTTGATTATTTGTGTGAATAGCAAGTATActcatgctcacctaagtatagggTTGGGTTGCAAAAAATAATCAACTCATTTATAATAGCCAGATtcgtaagcaaaagaatttcttcACGACACGGCTAGTTGGCTCTTTCTTTTTTCATAAAAATAGCTTTTTATAATCACAAAACCCAAATTAAAGAAATTCCAATATGATGATTAGTGAAGTCCACATGTCAAAGCAATTTAATAACTCAATGTCCCTATAAATTAGtgaggagaagaaaagaaaaagtagtgAAAACGAGTGGATTTTCTTATTAATGCAGACGAAATTAACCACAAGGAGGGATTTAGCAGTTTTTGTGAACGTAAGCCCACTTCAAGCTTATTTATTTCTTGACAATTacgtaatataaaaatataatgaaaattaaattatgtggACGCACTTGGTTATCACCAATAATATCACTAATTAATTTCatttgttaattaaaataaacagaGATAGAAGAAGAATCAACATGTTATATAAGTATGATGATGATGAAACAGATTGATGGttcaattattaatatatttgcTGGTTGTTGGGTTGATTATTGGATGCTGCATTTGACGAATATGCTTCCAAAAGGTTTAATTCCAGGCATATGCGAATAAGCTCTGGAATATACTCTCCCAAATACCCTACGTCAAATCACTTTAATCACAATATTGTGCTTTAGTATAATTATTCAACAAATTTATacgcatttaattaattttttaactaGTTTTTTTATCacatattttactatttttatttttataattaatgtgaataactattattgatagataaatgaaatatataaaatattttaaaaattgtatTTCTATGATCTTTAAAAATTGAATTGGTTGCACACCGGCCGTACTTTTTTACCtttcaatttttattgaaaaatcgATATTAATAAATTAGTTATTTTAACATGCATTAAATAATGTTcccttttttaatatttttattctctCTGAAAATCAAGAGTACTTTTCATAGTCTTAGAGAAAACAACTGTTGTAACTTGGGATGGAGAAGAGTGGTGGCGATACCAGAGAGAGGAACGACGAGATCTCCTTGTTGATGGAAGAGTTTATTCAATTATCAGTTAAAAGTTCATTGGTGGAATCGAATGTTAAACCTACTCTTATATGCTCTATTTGGACAAAAAAACCCTACAATACAAAGAGCTTTAAGGCACAGATGAAGAGCATATGAAAGACAATGAAAAGATTTGAGATCCAGTTGGCAGGCCAA from Gossypium arboreum isolate Shixiya-1 chromosome 1, ASM2569848v2, whole genome shotgun sequence harbors:
- the LOC108480616 gene encoding purple acid phosphatase 8-like; the protein is MVVPTKKAMNQRLVSWTLVVGLFVISCVAELERFEHAGKPDGSLSFLVVGDWGRRGHYNQSQVAFQMGKIGEQLDIDFIISTGDNFYDNGLTAVDDPLFHQSFTDIYTAPSLQKQWYNVLGNHDYRGNAEAQLSPILTKMDSRWLCLRSFVLNAGPEIAEFFFVDTTPFVTKYFSDPEDHVYDWKTILPREKYLNNLLMEVESAIGESRAKWKIVVGHHAIKSAGHHGNTKELNIHLLPLLQTYDVDLYINGHDHCLQHISSSDSGTQFMTSGGGSKAWRGDVSWWNPQELKFYHDGQGFMSVEMTPTEVSIKFYDVFGNVLHNWSSSKQLSFAI